AAAGTGGTCCAGACGATTGAGAAGGCTGGCGGTAAGGTGAATGCAATGTATGCATTGTTGGGGAATTATGACCTGGCGTTTGTGGTCGATTTTCCGGGAATTACCGAGGTGATGAAGGCCTCAGTGGCTGTCACCAAATTGACCAGTATTGGTTTTACTACTTCTCCTGCCATCAGCGTGGAGGAGTTTGACAGAATAGCGGGGTGACATACTCACGGGGTTGTCAGAAAACAAGCCACGGTCTCTATAACCGTCAGGTATCGACCTGATGAAACGGGAGGGAGAAAAGGCAGGTTGAAAGCTTGCCT
The genomic region above belongs to Pseudomonadota bacterium and contains:
- a CDS encoding GYD domain-containing protein gives rise to the protein MAKFLMLGKYSVEGIKGITAERTKKVVQTIEKAGGKVNAMYALLGNYDLAFVVDFPGITEVMKASVAVTKLTSIGFTTSPAISVEEFDRIAG